Below is a genomic region from Gillisia sp. Hel_I_86.
ACATCCTAGTTTGCGAAAATTCTTTAAGCAACAAGTAGTAATGCGGAATAGGTTTAAGACCGAAATTGAAAAAGAATTGCACGATCTGAATGCACACCCTAAAATAAATGAAGGAACTGCAACGGGCAAGTTACATAGAGTTTGGATAGATATTAAAACTGCCATGAGCAAGAATGATGAAGAAGCTGTACTGGAAGAATGTATTAGAGGTGAAAAAGCAAGTGTAAGGGAATATGAAGAAAAGCTCAAAAAAGCTCATTTTTCCCCCAAAGTTAAATCAATGCTTACCAATCAATTGAATGAAATAAGGAATACCGTTTCCACAGTTAAGAAATTGGAAGATATAACAGATGATTAAGCTGCATGTAGCTTATCAAAAAAGTCCCAAAGTAGTATTCTGGGACTTTTTTGGTATGTACTCCAAATAGAGCATCTGTTTCAATATATTATTCTTAAATCACTGTTTCACAAAAATAACACTGGCTTTGGCACCAGTAAGCAAATTCCATTCATTAGAAGTAATTAGTTCTCCCTGATCTCCGTAGATCTTGAAAGCGGCAGTATTAGGACCAGAACTCCCTTGATTAAGTGCTTCGATTTCTATGGTATTAAGCCCGCTTTCCAACTTTATTAGAATAGGGGTGTAATTTGCCTGTAACTCTATAACCGACTCAACCATTTTCCCATTTACATACACCCGTACTTTATCTCCATCTACATATTGATAGTCCCTGCATAAAACTTCTACATAGCTCCCTTTGGTTTTAAAATCTCCTAAATACTGGTCTTTTCTATATTCATCACTAATTTTTTTATCTTCTGTCCATTTTTTTTCAATAAAATCGCCAGCAGTTAGTAGGTCATTACCTGTTTTCATGCTAAAAGACTCTTTTTTATCTGATGGTAAATTTGAGGCTCTCTCTTTGGACTTGAAAAATGGGTTGGTAGATTTTCTTGCCGGAATTGCAGATCCTTCACTTGGAGGTGGAAAAGAGGTTCCTGCCCGCTCTATAGGTGTAGACTTGACAGGGGTTTCTTGTGAAAAGCCAAGAGCAGCACCAAACATGAGTAAGAAAAAAATACTGTATATTTTCATATTATAAAAATAAGGAATTATTGGAAAATCTATAATTGTTTGTCCGGAAAAACACCTAATAATATGCAAATTAAAACGAATATTGTCCCGTCGGGCCTTTCGTCTATATTCAACTTAGGTTAAAGCCAAGATATTTTTGTATGACCTTTCGACTGTGCTCAAGGTGACAAAAACTTGCTTTAGGTATCTAAACGCACAATCAATTCTATTCTATCTTATCAAAAATAGCACCATGAAATATAAAAAGCGGAATTTCTTGAATTGAATGAATAGCTTGCTAAATATTCTGCTTAAATTTATCCAAAATACTTTCAATGCAAGTTATAAATCTAGGGGACCAACAATCTGTTTTAAATAAATTTATTTCTGAACTACGCGATGTTTCTGTTCAAGCAGATAGGATGCGTTTCCGTAGAAATATTGAAAGGGTTGGAGAGGTGTTGGGATACGAACTTAGTAAAACGCTATCCTTCCATAAAGTGGATATTAAAACCCCTCTAGGAATTGCAAATTGTAATATTCCAAAGGAAGATGTTGTTATATGTTCTATTTTAAGAGCTGGATTACCATTTCATCAAGGTTTGCTGAATTATTTTGACACTGCCGAAAACACCTTTATTTCGGCATACAGGCATCATACTTCTGAAAAGGAATTTGAAATAAAAGTAGAATATTTAGCTTCTCCTTCTTTAGAAAACAAAACCCTTATCCTGGCAGATCCTATGCTCGCCACGGGAAGGTCTTTTGTAAATGTTTATAGCGCATTGAAGAAGATGGGGACACCCAAGGAGATTCACTTGGCTTCGGTAATTGGTTCCCAGCAGGGAATAGAGTATATGAGCACACATTTCCCCGAAAACACCAAACTCTGGATTGCGATAGTAGATAAAGAACTGAATGATAAAGGTTATATAGTACCTGGATTGGGAGATGCAGGTGATTTAGCATATGGCACTAAACTTCAGCATTAAAAAGGATAGCCAATTGCAAAGTTCAATACCGGATTTGCATAATCGAAATTAAACTTTTTACCATCTGTAGGTCGTTTTAATGCCGCAGCAAGATCGAATCGAATCACAAAGCTTTGTATATCTATCCGTAGCCCGGCTCCGGCTCCTATCCCTAATTGATTTATAAAATCTCCCGTGAACTCCCCCCCTGGTAATGCTTCATTCTCTTTTGTGTTCCAAACATTTCCGGCATCGGCAAATATGGCTCCTTTAAAGAAAGAGTAAATTGGGAACCGATATTCCACATTTGCTTCCAAACGAATATTTCCAGTTTGATTGAAATAAGAATTGAATTCATCTATTTCGGGCACATAGGTTCCCGGTCCTAAAGAGCGGGATTTAAATGCCCTTACACTATAAGGGCCTCCAGAAAAATATTGCTTGGTATATGGCATAACTTCTGAATTTCCATAAGGCATACCTAAGCCAGCAAATAGCCGTGTAGCGATCTTTTGTTCCTTCCCAAAGTTAAAGTGATACCTAAGATCTACATCTGCTTTGGCATATTGCGCAAATTCTGATCCTAAAAAAGTACTAGGTTTATCCCCATTTTTGCTTCCACTTAATAAACCAAGGGTATTTCCTGCGATGTCTAGGTTTAAATTTGTGAAAAATTGATGTTTTTTGTAGGCATCCACCATCCCATTATATGTAAAAGAATACGTGAGCCCTGCAATAAACTGCTGATCGAAACTGGTTTGTAAAAATGGGTTGGCTTTAAGAATATCATCAAATGCAGGGGTTGTATTGGTTAACTTAACCAGATTAACAGATATTGGGTTGAACTCATGGGTAACATATTTATTTGCAGTCCAAAAGTATCCAAAACTAGTATAAAAAGATGTTAAGCTGAAAAGTTTGGTTCTATTCAAAAAGTCTGCGCCTAAGCTTATTCTGGTTTTAGGAATAGCGTAGGTAAAAAAATCTTTACTGAAAGAAATGGGAAATAATAATCGTGGAAATATAAGATCTGATTTCAATCCAAATTCGAGACTGTTAAATCCAGACTGATTCCCTTTTACCAATTGAAATTCATAGCCAAATTTCCCTGTAATCTTTAGGATTTCCCCACCTTTAAATAAGTTCCTGTTAACATAGGTAAGTTCTAAATTGGGTCCGGCAAAATCATTGGATTTTGTTACGGCCTGTAATTCTGCCCTTATGGCTCGTTTATTCAAAGGAGATAAAAAAATATTTGCTTCCAAGATCCCAAGGCTATCTGTAGAAAGGGAATCTATTTCATCATATCTAATATTTATAAACTTATAGGCACCAATTGTAGCAAGCCGTCTACTGGTGTTCCTTGATGTAGTAGGGTTAAAAAATTGATCCTTTTCAATTAAAATAAATGGATCTAATCGCTCTGGTTTAAAATATTCGGTTTCCTGAATAAAGTTTTTATTTGCGTAAAGAATGGTGTCCTTCTTAATAGAATCTGTGTCTACCACATAATTTGGAAAGATATTTACTTTAGTGATCTTATACGGAACAATGGTTTTTTCGGGAACATCTTTCTTCAACCTTAAAAATAGGTCGAACCTATTATTGGAATATTGATTGGTATCTGCTTCAAAGATCAATAAGCCCGGACTAAAGTTATAATAGCC
It encodes:
- a CDS encoding ferritin-like domain-containing protein, with the protein product MRTTREEAKVELHDEVVNKLKQLLEKNYDAEKGFKKAFEDTEHPSLRKFFKQQVVMRNRFKTEIEKELHDLNAHPKINEGTATGKLHRVWIDIKTAMSKNDEEAVLEECIRGEKASVREYEEKLKKAHFSPKVKSMLTNQLNEIRNTVSTVKKLEDITDD
- a CDS encoding BamA/TamA family outer membrane protein; the encoded protein is MRFRNSFLLTHTIIILSLGLVVACSAKKYVPEDKFLYTGAEVIINSEDTIQGLEELQGELEDVLRPKPNAKFLGMRPGLYYHYKAQKEKPGFITKFLNKKIGEEPVYSSRVDLSQTESLLHNRLENRGFFFSEVSSNIEEDGKAKEASATYNVRLSHPYLLKNYQLDSDSLMVYKEINSSLNKTLIKPGMRYDLSKLKLERERIEGDLKQKGYYNFSPGLLIFEADTNQYSNNRFDLFLRLKKDVPEKTIVPYKITKVNIFPNYVVDTDSIKKDTILYANKNFIQETEYFKPERLDPFILIEKDQFFNPTTSRNTSRRLATIGAYKFINIRYDEIDSLSTDSLGILEANIFLSPLNKRAIRAELQAVTKSNDFAGPNLELTYVNRNLFKGGEILKITGKFGYEFQLVKGNQSGFNSLEFGLKSDLIFPRLLFPISFSKDFFTYAIPKTRISLGADFLNRTKLFSLTSFYTSFGYFWTANKYVTHEFNPISVNLVKLTNTTPAFDDILKANPFLQTSFDQQFIAGLTYSFTYNGMVDAYKKHQFFTNLNLDIAGNTLGLLSGSKNGDKPSTFLGSEFAQYAKADVDLRYHFNFGKEQKIATRLFAGLGMPYGNSEVMPYTKQYFSGGPYSVRAFKSRSLGPGTYVPEIDEFNSYFNQTGNIRLEANVEYRFPIYSFFKGAIFADAGNVWNTKENEALPGGEFTGDFINQLGIGAGAGLRIDIQSFVIRFDLAAALKRPTDGKKFNFDYANPVLNFAIGYPF
- the upp gene encoding uracil phosphoribosyltransferase, which codes for MQVINLGDQQSVLNKFISELRDVSVQADRMRFRRNIERVGEVLGYELSKTLSFHKVDIKTPLGIANCNIPKEDVVICSILRAGLPFHQGLLNYFDTAENTFISAYRHHTSEKEFEIKVEYLASPSLENKTLILADPMLATGRSFVNVYSALKKMGTPKEIHLASVIGSQQGIEYMSTHFPENTKLWIAIVDKELNDKGYIVPGLGDAGDLAYGTKLQH